A stretch of DNA from Chloroflexota bacterium:
CCGCGACCTGCGCGGCCTCTCCTACGATCCGGCTCCCTCGATCCAACAGTTCCCCGATGCCGGCATCTGGCTGGCCGCCGCCGGCACCGACCCCGTGAACATCGATACCGTCGTCGAGATCCTCAATCGGGAGATCGGCCGGCTCGCCGAGGAGGCGCTCTCCGACGACGACCTCAACAACGCCAAGAACTACCTCGACGGCAGCCTCGTCGTCGGGCTGGAGACGTTCTCGGCCCAGGCGTTCCAGATGATCCGCGACGAGAGCTACGGCGTCCGCGTCCTCTCGCAGGCGCACCGCGAGGGCATCGCGCGGGTCACGGCTGACGACGTACTGCGGGTGGCCCAAGCGTATCTACGGCCGGAGACGGCGACCCTGGTGGTGGTTCAACCATGAGCGACGACGCGAAGCGCGACGATCTCCCGAACGGCATGGCTGTCTTCACTCGGGAGCGCCCGTACGCCGATGTCACTGCCATCAGCATCAGCGTCAAAGGCGGCTCGCGGAACGAGCACGAGGACACCGTCGGCGCGGCCCACTTCATGGAGCACATGTTCTTCCAGGGCACACCCTCGCGCCCGAACATCGAGTCCGTGTTCGGACCGATCAGCGCCCGAGGCGGCTGGCTGAACGCCTACACTGCCTTCGAGAACATCAACTTTCAGGCCGTCGTCAAGAACGAGGACTTCCAGCTTGCGCTGGACACGCTGGCCGACATGCTGGTCAACGCCCTCTTCGCCGAGGAGCGCATCGACAAGGAGCGCCAGGTCGTCCTGGAGGAGTTGATTCGCGGGAAGAACGAGCCGCGCCGCTACGCCGGCGAGCTGTTCTTCAAGCACGTCTTCGCGGATCACCCCTGCCGCAACCTGCCCATCGGCAGCCGTGAGACGCTGGCAAACTCCGACCGCAACGTGCTGATGTCGTTCAGGAACGCCAACTTCCTGGCCTCAAACATGTACACGGCAGTTGTGGGCGATCAGCGCCATGAGGACATCGCCGAGCGCGTCGCCGCAGCTTTCCGCGACATGCCGACCGGCCCACGCCCGACCTTTGAGACGGCCCCCATCCCGACGGCTCGTCCGCGGCGCATCGAGGAGACGACGCCCGGCACCCAGGCGCACCTCGCGATGGGCCTCCCGGCCGCCGGCGCCAACCACGCCGACACCTACGCGCTGGACATCATGAGCGCTACGCTCGGGACGGTCGGGCGGCGGCTGGTCACCGAGATCCGTGACAAGCGGGGTCTCGCGCCGCACGTCAGCTCGTACTACTACGCGCTGTCGGATGTGGGCACCTGGAACGTCTCGGTCAGCACCTCGCCGGACAACATCGAGCAGATCGTGGAGCTGGTGACCGCCGAGATGAATCGCATCCGCGGCGAGCCGCTGACCGAGGGCGAGCTTGAGGATGCCAGGTCGTACATCGAGGGCGGCGCGGTACTCGGCCTGCAGACCAGCATCTCGTTCGCCCAGTACCTCGCGGACCGCGAGGCCATCGGCGTCGAGCCGCCGCTGGAGGAGTACCTGCGGCGCGTTTCCAGCGTCACGGCTGACGACGTGCAGCGCGTGGCCCAGACCTACCTCGACCCCGCCCTCGTGACGTCGGTGTTGCTCAGCCCGCGGTAGGCATCGACGGGCTCCCGCGCGACCGTGCCGGCCTGCCGGGTACGGTCGCGTCTCAGGGCGATTGCATGTTCATTGGTGTCCCCGGAGCATCATGGAACGGGCGGTCGGGGGTTGAAAGCCCCGCCTACAGTCATTCCGTCGCTGCGCGACGGAGACCGGGAACGGCCGGCACTGGTGAGACTGGCGCGTCGCGCAGCGACTGCAGGATCGTAGGCGGGGCTTTCAA
This window harbors:
- a CDS encoding insulinase family protein, which translates into the protein MSDDAKRDDLPNGMAVFTRERPYADVTAISISVKGGSRNEHEDTVGAAHFMEHMFFQGTPSRPNIESVFGPISARGGWLNAYTAFENINFQAVVKNEDFQLALDTLADMLVNALFAEERIDKERQVVLEELIRGKNEPRRYAGELFFKHVFADHPCRNLPIGSRETLANSDRNVLMSFRNANFLASNMYTAVVGDQRHEDIAERVAAAFRDMPTGPRPTFETAPIPTARPRRIEETTPGTQAHLAMGLPAAGANHADTYALDIMSATLGTVGRRLVTEIRDKRGLAPHVSSYYYALSDVGTWNVSVSTSPDNIEQIVELVTAEMNRIRGEPLTEGELEDARSYIEGGAVLGLQTSISFAQYLADREAIGVEPPLEEYLRRVSSVTADDVQRVAQTYLDPALVTSVLLSPR